In the genome of Impatiens glandulifera chromosome 6, dImpGla2.1, whole genome shotgun sequence, the window CCTTCGTTGTCTTGCCTTTTGCCCGGAGTGAAACCTTCGAAGCCATTGATTCCTCTGCTCTCTATATGATGAAACCCTAATTTTGTGTtgatatattcatatttatgtGACTCTTtgccttttattaaaaaaaacattaattatttgtcaagatatcatattatatatttaaatccttAAAATATCCATTTGGGTATAATTTATTTCTACAACAttacaatctaacaaaaatgtcaaaaacttTGCAGGgaaaaaaattcttatattttgacattaaaaccgacataaataaaaagtaagagATATACTAACAtttcaataaacaaaatttgttttaaaaataattaatttagagcAATTATATAAAATCCACATCAATATCCTTGTAAAAAAagcacaaaaataaaaaaagaaactaaagaatacatgttaaacattatataaataaaatattatattaattacctATATATgcacaacaaaaatatttaggtctcgtttgaattaaaattttctaaaaagtctgattatttaaaaagtaatgattagggataatttaaaaaaaattaaattttataataattttttttaaaagagtattaatatatatataataataaaataaaaataaaaatttaaaataaaaattattttaatattttgattcataaattaaaaaataagataaatgaaaaaaataatatatattttttattttaaatatttaaataattcaaactaagAAGTCATtaacaatcaaacaaataaaaagcaTCTATTAACAAATAAACCTCTTAGTAATcatttacaattattttaagttaaaatcaAACTGAtgactttaatttatttttgtttgtttcatttgaGGCTTTGAGCTAATTCATAGGTTAgtattgtaaaaatattaatgggGTAATTcatattctatatatttttttcttttgttttttctttaaaattagaTAAGTAATTCAAAATCCCAAAGtatttagataatataaataattgagtgtgtttgataacatgtaattaaattaaaattaaaattagcagactctttaatattaagaatttaaattgaaattagaattttaatgaaattcaatttagtgtaattttataattctaaattcatatgtaattccaattttttttatgcatatatatatatatatatatatatatatatatatatatatatatattaatttaagaagttaaatgttgaacaaatattttttttaacaaaaattaaaacttcTAAAAATCTCTTTACTCTGGCTATAATAATTGGTTgtgtcaaacaaatatattaataaaataaataatatatattaaaattattttttctaattttttttacaaacataaaaattgaaatttaattataattacataattttctctatgattagaattgaattaaaattcaataccaattttcatataattggaattccaattttaattttaattttaattttaattttaattctaattctaattctaattcttattttaattttaattttaattttaattttaattttaattttaatcataaaaaatgtatccttaatgttttaattatattattttctctctttttaacattcataaaactattataacataaaatatatatttttatttttgaatgaaGAAGAACTGACATGGCATTGTGATTCTTGGTTTCCATTCAAAAaacatatatgtttttttattaatacaataattttccattacaataaaaaaaataagtcattttaatttgaatagaaAGGGTTACATTATGAGAATAAAGTCTAcattttttgaagaaaaaaaaaacaaataatttcaaaGACAAACTCCAAATAGAGGAGAAAAAACCCCTCATTTATTTCATAGATAAGAATTTaagtagtttttattttttcaatcaagtCAGCTGCATCTTGAACCGTTGCTATATTTGCAGCACCTTCCTCTCCAATGGACACACCAAACTTCTCTTCTAGTGCCATCATAATCTCAacctatattttcaaaaaaattaagttttttggTCCAATTTAGCAGCgaaaataaacaataacaaTCGAAGACCTACCGTGTCGAGTGAATCGGCCCCCAGCTCCACAAACTTAGTTTGCGGTTCAACTGAGCTTTCGTCAATCGAGAGTTGGTTGGCTATAGTACTCTTAACAATATCAAGAGTCTTTGTAGAAGCCTATGTATATACAATTGATATGACAATTAATATTAGCTTGAAATtgaggaaaaaaaaac includes:
- the LOC124943248 gene encoding acyl carrier protein 1, chloroplastic-like, which codes for MAFVSATTTTALFSVANNKNIKITLKLYLLNSSVSGHGEGLKFRRCRIHTSRAIERYSKCSSNCFKTTISCSLASTKTLDIVKSTIANQLSIDESSVEPQTKFVELGADSLDTVEIMMALEEKFGVSIGEEGAANIATVQDAADLIEKIKTT